The Macaca nemestrina isolate mMacNem1 chromosome 6, mMacNem.hap1, whole genome shotgun sequence genome window below encodes:
- the LOC105480815 gene encoding nudC domain-containing protein 2 isoform X1, whose protein sequence is MSAPFEERSGVVPCGTPWGQWYQTLEEVFIEVQVPPGTRAQDIQCGLQSRHVALSVGGREILKGKLFDSTIADEGTWTLEDRKMVRIVLTKTKRDAANCWTSLLESEYAADPWVQDQMQRKLTLERFQKENPGFDFSGAEISGNYTKGGPDFSNLEK, encoded by the exons ATGTCGGCCCCGTTTGAGGAGCGGAGTGGGGTGGTTCCGTGCGGGACCCCGTGGGGCCAGTGGTACCAGACCCTGGAGGAGGTGTTCATTGAAGTTCAGGTGCCTCCAGGCACGCGCGCCCAGGATATCCAGTGCGGCCTGCAGAGCCGGCATGTGGCGCTGTCGGTGGGCGGCCGCGAGATCCTCAAG gGCAAACTCTTTGATTCTACAATAGCTGATGAGGGAACATGGACTTTGG agGATAGAAAAATGGTTCGTATTGTTCtcacaaagacaaagagagatgCAGCAAATTGTTGGACTTCTCTACTAGAATCTGAATATGCAGCGGATCCTTGGGTGCAAGACCAAATGCAGAGAAAGCTTACATTAGAGAGATTCCAAAAAGAA aaTCCTGGTTTTGACTTCAGTGGAGCAGAAATCTCAGGAAACTACACTAAAGGTGGACCAGATTTCTCAAACCTTGAGAAATAA
- the LOC105480815 gene encoding nudC domain-containing protein 2 isoform X2, whose amino-acid sequence MCMKSLEYSLGKLFDSTIADEGTWTLEDRKMVRIVLTKTKRDAANCWTSLLESEYAADPWVQDQMQRKLTLERFQKENPGFDFSGAEISGNYTKGGPDFSNLEK is encoded by the exons ATGTGTATGAAGAGCTTGGAGTATTCACTG gGCAAACTCTTTGATTCTACAATAGCTGATGAGGGAACATGGACTTTGG agGATAGAAAAATGGTTCGTATTGTTCtcacaaagacaaagagagatgCAGCAAATTGTTGGACTTCTCTACTAGAATCTGAATATGCAGCGGATCCTTGGGTGCAAGACCAAATGCAGAGAAAGCTTACATTAGAGAGATTCCAAAAAGAA aaTCCTGGTTTTGACTTCAGTGGAGCAGAAATCTCAGGAAACTACACTAAAGGTGGACCAGATTTCTCAAACCTTGAGAAATAA